One Silene latifolia isolate original U9 population chromosome 4, ASM4854445v1, whole genome shotgun sequence DNA segment encodes these proteins:
- the LOC141653128 gene encoding protease Do-like 9 isoform X2, protein MCHGHGAYVDRNGEDAHDVGSLSASVVSLMDAVVKVFCVHTRPNFSRPWQMKRQTSSSSTGFIIGEKRILTNAHSVKYNTHVKLKKRGSDTKYVATVLAIGNECDLALLTVSNDEFWRGVSPVEFGKLPTLQDGVTVVGYPIGGDTISVTSGVVSRIEILSYVHGSTELLGLQIDAAINSGNSGGPAFNDKGKCVGVAFQSLKDGNVENIGYVIPTPIVLHFIRDYERNGAYTGFPILGIEWQKLENPHTRMAMGMNLDQKGIRIKLVEPTSHESKVLQPSDVILSFDGVDIANDGTVPFRHGERIGYSYLISQKYIGDNAEIKVLRNSAMYKFNFELGTHRRLIPVHWEGRAPSYYIVAGFVFTTVSVPYLRSEYRDENDAPVKILDKLLHSMAQSKDEELVVISQVLAADINIGYEDIVNTQVVSFNNNPVMNLRSLAKMVESCKDEFIMFELESHQIVTLWTKAAKAATVEILATHCISSAMSDDLKNATNQTVQ, encoded by the exons GGGAGGATGCTCATGATGTCGGTTCACTGTCAGCATCTGTTGTGTCGTTGATGGATGCTGTAGTGAAGGTTTTTTGTGTTCATACAAGGCCAAATTTCTCGCGTCCCTGGCAAATGAAGAGGCAGACCAGCTCTTCAAGTACCGGGTTTATAATTGGAGAGAAGAGGATTCTGACGAATGCTCATTCTGTGAAATATAATACTCATGTCAAGCTCAAGAAGCGGGGTTCTGACACCAAGTATGTAGCTACTGTTCTTGCCATTGGGAATGAATGCGATCTCG CTCTGCTTACTGTCAGTAATGATGAGTTCTGGCGAGGAGTTTCACCAGTGGAGTTCGGGAAGCTCCCAACGCTACAGGACGGAGTGACAGTTGTCGGCTACCCAATCGGAGGGGATACCATCTCTGTGACCAGTGGAGTGGTTTCGCGAATAGAGATTTTGTCTTATGTTCATGGCTCCACTGAGCTACTTGGCCTGCAG ATTGATGCTGCCATAAACTCTGGCAATTCTGGTGGACCTGCCTTCAACGACAAGGGCAAGTGTGTTGGCGTAGCATTTCAGTCATTGAAAGATGGAAATGTGGAGAATATTGGTTATGTTATACCTACACCTATTGTGTTGCATTTTATCCGTGATTATGAAAGGAATGGAGCATATACTG GTTTCCCAATTCTTGGAATCGAGTGGCAGAAGTTGGAGAATCCTCACACACGCATGGCAATGGGGATGAATTTGGATCAAAAGGGTATACGTATCAAACTTGTCGAACCTACTTCTCACGAGTCCAAGGTTTTACAGCCATCCGATGTTATTCTTAGTTTTGATGGGGTTGATATTGCAAATGATGGAACAG TTCCTTTCAGGCACGGGGAGCGTATAGGCTATAGTTACCTCATTTCTCAGAAATACATCGGAGATAATGCTGAAATCAAGGTGCTACGCAATTCAGCGATGTACAAATTCAACTTCGAACTTGGCACTCACAGGAGGCTCATTCCAGTGCACTGGGAGGGTAGAGCTCCCTCCTATTACATAGTTGCAGGGTTTGTTTTTACAACTGTCTCAGTCCCGTATCTCCGTTCAGAG TATCGAGATGAGAATGATGCTCCAGTCAAGATTTTGGACAAACTGTTGCATTCAATGGCGCAATCAAAAGATGAAGAGCTTGTTGTTATATCACAG GTTCTTGCAGCTGATATTAACATCGGATATGAAGATATCGTCAACACTCAG GTTGTATCTTTTAACAATAATCCAGTGATGAATCTTAGGAGCTTGGCAAAGATGGTGGAGTCATGCAAGGACGAATTTATCATGTTTGAACTAGAATCTCATCAG ATAGTAACTCTCTGGACAAAGGCTGCCAAAGCCGCGACTGTGGAGATTCTCGCCACGCACTGCATATCTTCTGcaatgtcagacgatcttaagaacGCAACAAATCAGACAGTTCAGTGA
- the LOC141653128 gene encoding protease Do-like 9 isoform X1, translated as MSNGSVTSTNVVPQSEPQDIQLRNHNMCHGHGAYVDRNGEDAHDVGSLSASVVSLMDAVVKVFCVHTRPNFSRPWQMKRQTSSSSTGFIIGEKRILTNAHSVKYNTHVKLKKRGSDTKYVATVLAIGNECDLALLTVSNDEFWRGVSPVEFGKLPTLQDGVTVVGYPIGGDTISVTSGVVSRIEILSYVHGSTELLGLQIDAAINSGNSGGPAFNDKGKCVGVAFQSLKDGNVENIGYVIPTPIVLHFIRDYERNGAYTGFPILGIEWQKLENPHTRMAMGMNLDQKGIRIKLVEPTSHESKVLQPSDVILSFDGVDIANDGTVPFRHGERIGYSYLISQKYIGDNAEIKVLRNSAMYKFNFELGTHRRLIPVHWEGRAPSYYIVAGFVFTTVSVPYLRSEYRDENDAPVKILDKLLHSMAQSKDEELVVISQVLAADINIGYEDIVNTQVVSFNNNPVMNLRSLAKMVESCKDEFIMFELESHQIVTLWTKAAKAATVEILATHCISSAMSDDLKNATNQTVQ; from the exons GGGAGGATGCTCATGATGTCGGTTCACTGTCAGCATCTGTTGTGTCGTTGATGGATGCTGTAGTGAAGGTTTTTTGTGTTCATACAAGGCCAAATTTCTCGCGTCCCTGGCAAATGAAGAGGCAGACCAGCTCTTCAAGTACCGGGTTTATAATTGGAGAGAAGAGGATTCTGACGAATGCTCATTCTGTGAAATATAATACTCATGTCAAGCTCAAGAAGCGGGGTTCTGACACCAAGTATGTAGCTACTGTTCTTGCCATTGGGAATGAATGCGATCTCG CTCTGCTTACTGTCAGTAATGATGAGTTCTGGCGAGGAGTTTCACCAGTGGAGTTCGGGAAGCTCCCAACGCTACAGGACGGAGTGACAGTTGTCGGCTACCCAATCGGAGGGGATACCATCTCTGTGACCAGTGGAGTGGTTTCGCGAATAGAGATTTTGTCTTATGTTCATGGCTCCACTGAGCTACTTGGCCTGCAG ATTGATGCTGCCATAAACTCTGGCAATTCTGGTGGACCTGCCTTCAACGACAAGGGCAAGTGTGTTGGCGTAGCATTTCAGTCATTGAAAGATGGAAATGTGGAGAATATTGGTTATGTTATACCTACACCTATTGTGTTGCATTTTATCCGTGATTATGAAAGGAATGGAGCATATACTG GTTTCCCAATTCTTGGAATCGAGTGGCAGAAGTTGGAGAATCCTCACACACGCATGGCAATGGGGATGAATTTGGATCAAAAGGGTATACGTATCAAACTTGTCGAACCTACTTCTCACGAGTCCAAGGTTTTACAGCCATCCGATGTTATTCTTAGTTTTGATGGGGTTGATATTGCAAATGATGGAACAG TTCCTTTCAGGCACGGGGAGCGTATAGGCTATAGTTACCTCATTTCTCAGAAATACATCGGAGATAATGCTGAAATCAAGGTGCTACGCAATTCAGCGATGTACAAATTCAACTTCGAACTTGGCACTCACAGGAGGCTCATTCCAGTGCACTGGGAGGGTAGAGCTCCCTCCTATTACATAGTTGCAGGGTTTGTTTTTACAACTGTCTCAGTCCCGTATCTCCGTTCAGAG TATCGAGATGAGAATGATGCTCCAGTCAAGATTTTGGACAAACTGTTGCATTCAATGGCGCAATCAAAAGATGAAGAGCTTGTTGTTATATCACAG GTTCTTGCAGCTGATATTAACATCGGATATGAAGATATCGTCAACACTCAG GTTGTATCTTTTAACAATAATCCAGTGATGAATCTTAGGAGCTTGGCAAAGATGGTGGAGTCATGCAAGGACGAATTTATCATGTTTGAACTAGAATCTCATCAG ATAGTAACTCTCTGGACAAAGGCTGCCAAAGCCGCGACTGTGGAGATTCTCGCCACGCACTGCATATCTTCTGcaatgtcagacgatcttaagaacGCAACAAATCAGACAGTTCAGTGA